ATCGAGGCTTTGAGTTGGCGGACGGCTAATAAGTAGAAGCGGTCCACATCGTCGTCTCTCTGGATTACGTCTTCGGCAATTTCCACATTATGGTCCCGAAGGGCGGTCATGGAATCCTCAAGCATTGAAAGGACGAGCCCGTACATGTTTTTGATTACACGGTTAAGAGGCAGGTCATTGTAGTTCAGGAGGCACTGGAAAACAAGTTCGTTCCTGGACTCTTCCACAAGCTCGAGACCTATGAGTTTCTGGCGCACGGAGTCCTTTATAAACTTGCGGTCATAGGCACTGAAACCTTTTTTTGTGGTCAGCCTGATTACATCGTAACCTACAAGGTAATGTGAAATAAGGATCCTTAAGTTGTTTTCTGCACTATCGGAATGAAGATAGTCTATAGTTGCCTTAAGGACGGAATGATCTTTAGAAATTGCACTTGAGGAAACAAGCAGTGTTTTGTTAGGCATGGGAGTGAGAGTAAGGGTATCTCCGGCTTCAAGCCCTATATCCCGGACCCATTTTATGGGGAGAGACACAATATAAGTAGAATTTCCTGTAAACTGGACTTTTCTTTTATCCTTGGTAATAAATAGGCCCCCTTAGAGAGAGTAATGAATATTACAAAATCTATATAGACGATATTGATATATAAAGGTATCCTGAAAGTAGCTGATGAGAAAAGAAATAACCTATGATTTTACCATCTAAGTATAGTATATAGGGTTAAGGGCGAATTAAGAAAAAACATAGAATTAATTAAGATTTTACATACAATTTGTGTATAAAAATAGGTTTATAAAAAATAAATTTTTTCTCAGGCGATCAGCTGAAAGCTGAAAAAGTTTTCTAAAAATATGGAAAAAAGAGTAAAAACAAAGAAAGCAAATTAACGGAAAAAAGCAAATTAACGGAAAATCACACCCCTGGCACAGATTATATTCAACATTTCATTACGCCGGATGTCTCCTCCCCGACCTCTATTTTGTTCATATAGCTCCTTTTGAACTCAACATATTCTTCTGCTATCTTTTCTGCTTCCTGCTGGCTCAGGGTTTTTCGAGCTATATCAAACACCTTACTTTCCTCTTCTTCTATATGGTGATCTATACTCCGTTTAAGTTCACCGAGCTTAACAGCCCATTCTTCATCTCCCTCATCCATGTTCTCCATTTCACAAATCAGGGCTTTTGCCTCATTATGCTCCGCATATGCATGACTGATAAGCTCACGTAATTCCTCTTTCTCTTCAAGCCGCGGATAGAAGAGTTGCTCTTCTCCCATCATATGAGGGTCAGCTTTAAGCTTTACTTTAAAAAAACTCACTTTTGAGCTATCATTCAATGCCTGCTGGAAAAGTTCTGTCATCTGGTTATGTTCTGCTATTAAGAGATCATAAATTGTTTCCATATTTCCCCTCCAGATATAATATATGACGGGATATATTTAAAAGAGCGTGTAAATACCTTATTGGTAAGATGTAGTTTACAAAAATTAAAAATTACCGGATCCAGGAAAAAAGCAAAATGAAGGAAACCAGAAATAGAATAAAGAGAACCGGTTATGTAGAAATCAATCCTGGATACCGAGTCTCTTTTTCTATCATTTTCAGTTTTAATGCATACTGGCTGGTGTTTCTTGTTTAAAGCTCTTCTTAAATTCAAGGTACTGCTGAGCAATCTCTTCTGCCTTCTTCTGGCTAATTACTTTTTGAGCTTTCTCGAAAACCTCACCTTCTTCTTCTTCTACGTGGTGATCTATACTTTCTTTCAGTTCCTTGATTTTGGAGGTCCAGTTTTTGTCCCCTTCTTTCATACTTTCCAGTTCGGACATAATGGACCTTGCTTCATCATGCTCTTCCACGGCGTGACTGACAAGCTCACTTAATTCCTCTTTTTTCTCAAGCTCAGAATAAAAGAGTTTCTCTTCCCCTGCCATATGAGGATCCAGTGCTGCTTTTATTTTAAGCAGGGTTTCTCTTGAGTTGTCGCGCAGGACCTGCTGGAAGAGGTCAGAGACCATATTGTGTTCTTTTATCAGTATATCATAAATTGATTCCATAATTCCCCCCCTCTTATTTGAGGTATAACAAAGGTTATTCGGGGGAGTGTATAAATAAGTAACCGGTGCCTCGAAATAATAAAAACAGTAACGGCAGATGGCAGACTCTTAATTTCTTTTTATAGATATTAGTATGAAGATAAAAATGAATATAAAATAGTCATAAGTTTTCGGAAAGGATACATATGCCTCCTCTACAGTCTAAAAATGAACCGTTTTTTCCAGCCGTGTAATCTCACCTTTTTTATAGCATGAATAGTAACCTGAGCTCTCAACCTTTTCACCTGTTTTGTGAGGCTTTAATTCCTTTATCATGTCCTCGAAAATTAAAAAAAGCGCAGAAAACGGCAGATATCCAGAAATAACCAGCTGGAATACATGTTGACAGAATCAGACATAGATAAGAAGCCCGAATTTAAGGCAAAAAATATAGTGAAATTCAGGCCAAACAAGATTATTTACCAGATTATTTGATACTACCAGATTATTTGATACCTCTATGAACATGAGAAAACAGTTAAAAAAGGTCCAGGAAGGAGTCTTGACCTTCCTGCAAAGAGTCCAATTACTCTTCCTCTTTTGTCTGCCTATATACCAGATAGGCTCCGACAATAAATAGAACGAGCAGGATAAAAAACAGAACTCCTGTACTACCTGATTTTTCTGATCCGTTATTTTCTTCTGAACCAGCAGCTTCGGAACCATTTCCTTCTTCAACAAAAATGGATTTTCCGGTATCAGTGCTTTGAGATACCAGAATATCCTCTGCTCCTTTTGAGAGGGTTGAATCGGCACCTTCGTTTTCAGCCCCGGAAATATTTTCATCTTCAACTTTAGTGGAAGAAATGATAGTAACTGAGCCAGTTCCACTACCTCCTTTATGTGGGGTAGAGACAGATGGCGTGGAGATTTTCTCGGCGGTTACGGAAAAAGGCGAAAATCCCGGAGTTTCTGCACGGAAATAATGGTATTCGGCATCTGAACTGGTTTCCCAGGTATTAAGGGGCTGCCACTCCCCATTTTGATACCTGTTCAGCCGGACAGTACCCTTAACAACTGTTTCCATCCAGGCTCTATTGACTTTGAAATCGATAAACTTTGAATCAGAACCTGTCTCATTCATGACCGTATGATTGCTGAAGTGAATGTTTATATGCTGGAAAACCTCCCCTTCAGGGTTTTTTGTAACTTCAGAAGCTCTATCTTTCAGCACTTCAACAAAGACAGAAACATTTCCTGTTGAAGAAGCGTTGAAAGAGATTGCCAGGATGCTGTTATCGTCCGTATTGTCCGGTTCCTCCGTGAAATTAAAGGATACCGATTCGTTTTCCTCAACTTTCCTGACAGGCAAAACTACAGTGTTATTGATGTTATTTTTACTTTCAGCGGACCTGGTGATAAGGAAATTCCATGTCTGGTTTATGGCAGTGCTTCTGTTTGAAACTCTACCGGTTACGGAATACTTACCCGCAAAGAGACTGCTGTTTTCGACGCTTGTGTAACTGTTTTTGAAATGATCGTTTCTCCATAGAGTTTCCGGAGAAAGGGTAAGAGATGCATAGGCACTGTTTTTCTTATCCCCTTCAGAAGACTCGTTTCCATTTACATACCATGTAAAGTTACAGAGCACATGAGTTGAGATATTGAACTCCTGATCAGGATCTCCCACATGTAATAGTTTCAGGTTTTCAGGGCTATAATCAGCGATCGGGGTAATTGTTATCTCGGATTCGCCTTCAACCGGGATGGCTACCACATTTTCAGCCAAAACGTCCCCTTCAAGCTTAAAGGTCCCAAAGTCCGAATCAAGCGGAGCTTTCAGAACATAAACCAGCTGCCTGCGATCACGTGCTGAATAGTTTTTCCATATCCATTTATTGGAGGTAGAGTTGAATTCCGCACCTGCGTTATCTATGGGAGTGAGGTTCCAGCCAGCAGGGATATCTTCCACTACAGTAAGGTTAGTGAGTTCCCAGGCACTTTCAATGTTAAGATTTACATTGAACTCTTCGCCTGGATAAACGCTCGTTTTAGACAGATTTCTTTCCGAAATGACCGGGTGAGTGAGGACATTGATGCAGCCTTTGACAACCTCAGTATCATTTCCATAAGCATTGGAAACGTATAGACTCACATTGTAGATACCTGCAGTTTCATAGGTATGGACCGGATTTGCTTCGATGTAGTCTACCCACCCGTCTCCGTCAATATCCCATTCCCACGAAACGGAATTGTAAGACTCATCTAAGAAACTTACAGTCAACGGCGCAGGCTCTCTCGTAACATTTACAGAGAAATTTGCTTCAGGAGGGAAGGGCTGTATTGTAACGTTGATGAAATCCTGGACGGTTTTGTTTACTGTTGTCCCGTTCCCGCCTGCACCAAGAGTAACGGTATAAAGGCCGCGTTCCTTGTAAGTGTGTACAGGATTTTTTTCGTTTGAAACGCTCCCGTCTCCAAAGTCCCATACAACGGATTCGGCATAGATGGAGTTATCCATAAATTGTACGGTCAGAGGGTAAGGACCGGTGGTCACATTTGCGCCAAAATCAGGAATCGGAGGAAGGATGACATTGATGTAACTTTCAGCGGTTCTTGTTACTGAAGTCCTGTTTCCTGTTGCCGTGAGGGAAACGGTGTACAGACCAGCTTCTGAATAAGTATGAAGAGGGCTCAGGTCAGTTGAAGTGTTTCCGTCTCCAAAATCCCATTCTAAAGATTCAGCATAACTCGAATTATCCGTGAACTGAACTGATAAAGGATAAAGGCCTTCGGTGATGTTGGCGCTGAAATCCGGAACAGGGGGAACAGTAACATTAATAAAATCGTCAGCGATTTTTGTAACTGAGGTATTGTTTCCTGTTGCTGTAAGAGAAAAAGTATACAGACCAGAGGCTGTAAAAGTATGAACAGGGTTTCTTTGGAAAGAACTGTCCCCATCTCCGAAATCCCATATAACGGATTCGGCATATCTGGAATTATCCGTAAACTGAACGGTTAATGGGAATGTGCCTTCAGTAACGTTCGTGATGAAATCTGGAACAGGAGGGGCAGTAACATTGATGAAATCATCAACGGTTTTAGTTACTGAAGTCCCATTTCCAGTTGCAATTAAAGAAACACTGTACAGTCCGGCTTCTGAATAGATATGGACAGGGTTTCTTTCAGTTGAAGAATCACCGTCGCCAAAGTTCCACTCAACAGATTCAGTATAGCTAGAGTTGTCTGAAAACTGAACTGCCAGAGGGAAAGTGCCCTCAATAATATTGACACTGAAATTGGGGAGAGGAGGAATTGTTACGTTAATAAAGTCATTAACGGTTTTTACAACTGAAGTTCTGTTACCGATTGCTGTAAGGGAAACAGTATAAAGTCCAGATTCCGAATAGGTATGGGCCGGGTTTCTGTCAGTTGAAGAATCACCGTCACCGAAATCCCATTCAACGGATTCAGCGTATTGAGATTCATCAATAAACTGGACTGACAGTGGAACTGTGCCTGCAGTAATATTGGAAGAGAAATCTGGAACTGGAGAAGTTGTAACATTGATATAATTATCGATGGTTTTTGTTACTGAAGTATTATTTCCTGTTGCAATTAGTGAAACACTGTATAGTCCGGCTTCCGAATAAGTATGAACGGGATTCAGTTCATTTGAGGTATTTCCGTCTCCAAAATCCCACTCAACGGATTCGGGGTATTGAGATTCATCAGTGAACTGAACTGTTAAAGGAAATGTGCCTTCAGTAACATTGGCAATAAAACCAGGAACTGGCCGCATTTGGACAAATATGTAATCTTCACGGATAGTTGTATTGGAACTGCCTGCCAAGTTATTCACAGTTAGTGACACGGTGTAATATCCCGGGTCAAAGTATGTGCAGGTACAGTTTTGAAGTTCCGAACTATTTCCGTCTCCGAAATACCAGTTCCAGGATACCGCGTTTTCGGACAGGTCGTAGAACTCTACTGTCAGAGGCTGGACTCCAAGTGTAACATTTGAATTAAAATCTGCTGCAGGAGATGGGACATGAGGAACAATCCATTCGATGCTTGC
This window of the Methanosarcina mazei S-6 genome carries:
- a CDS encoding phosphate signaling complex PhoU family protein, yielding MTKDKRKVQFTGNSTYIVSLPIKWVRDIGLEAGDTLTLTPMPNKTLLVSSSAISKDHSVLKATIDYLHSDSAENNLRILISHYLVGYDVIRLTTKKGFSAYDRKFIKDSVRQKLIGLELVEESRNELVFQCLLNYNDLPLNRVIKNMYGLVLSMLEDSMTALRDHNVEIAEDVIQRDDDVDRFYLLAVRQLKASIEDIELSEKIGIRHPRECLGYRLITKSIERVGDHAVRIARNVLKMESGISSDDPIFKMADLSRKVFESSIDSMQEEDLQAINKIVVEAKKVSQFGVSLESRGDEGEGSIELSMVLESLRRVAEYSADIAEVAINMNIKQI
- a CDS encoding hemerythrin domain-containing protein; its protein translation is METIYDLLIAEHNQMTELFQQALNDSSKVSFFKVKLKADPHMMGEEQLFYPRLEEKEELRELISHAYAEHNEAKALICEMENMDEGDEEWAVKLGELKRSIDHHIEEEESKVFDIARKTLSQQEAEKIAEEYVEFKRSYMNKIEVGEETSGVMKC
- a CDS encoding hemerythrin domain-containing protein, which encodes MESIYDILIKEHNMVSDLFQQVLRDNSRETLLKIKAALDPHMAGEEKLFYSELEKKEELSELVSHAVEEHDEARSIMSELESMKEGDKNWTSKIKELKESIDHHVEEEEGEVFEKAQKVISQKKAEEIAQQYLEFKKSFKQETPASMH
- a CDS encoding PKD domain-containing protein is translated as MKHKFDVFVKAIPIFFAAFVLLSSFTLLVCAENEMTPGTVLENNSTMTIPRTLVRGDSGTSLQPMVTETGKISLSVDGLGTDSSGIIQVEKPEGATVRSAYLIAAGEWGSQIPEGSVLINGSAVYWNNTVFSTACYNYWADVTSIVKPAVDIAPAGRVNFTVTETSPYSSDGEVLAVIFDDPDQKEDNTVILLFGGQNPAGDTFSIKLSDPVDKNDSNFAIDMGLGISFSYQNSGGSQVSNVNVNGVRVTSSAGGEDDGFSGNGALLTVGGLDDSTANPLDPYAGPSNPRTDDELYNLLPFVNSGDSNITVFTQNPSNDDNIFFSYFFLKSSTAMVGEGILLSPASGNASVGSQYTLSSLVQDDNGNLLAGKPVSFSVVSGPNAGQSGTSITDAAGRANFTCSGASTGTDIIEASFVTNAGETIVSNRASIEWIVPHVPSPAADFNSNVTLGVQPLTVEFYDLSENAVSWNWYFGDGNSSELQNCTCTYFDPGYYTVSLTVNNLAGSSNTTIREDYIFVQMRPVPGFIANVTEGTFPLTVQFTDESQYPESVEWDFGDGNTSNELNPVHTYSEAGLYSVSLIATGNNTSVTKTIDNYINVTTSPVPDFSSNITAGTVPLSVQFIDESQYAESVEWDFGDGDSSTDRNPAHTYSESGLYTVSLTAIGNRTSVVKTVNDFINVTIPPLPNFSVNIIEGTFPLAVQFSDNSSYTESVEWNFGDGDSSTERNPVHIYSEAGLYSVSLIATGNGTSVTKTVDDFINVTAPPVPDFITNVTEGTFPLTVQFTDNSRYAESVIWDFGDGDSSFQRNPVHTFTASGLYTFSLTATGNNTSVTKIADDFINVTVPPVPDFSANITEGLYPLSVQFTDNSSYAESLEWDFGDGNTSTDLSPLHTYSEAGLYTVSLTATGNRTSVTRTAESYINVILPPIPDFGANVTTGPYPLTVQFMDNSIYAESVVWDFGDGSVSNEKNPVHTYKERGLYTVTLGAGGNGTTVNKTVQDFINVTIQPFPPEANFSVNVTREPAPLTVSFLDESYNSVSWEWDIDGDGWVDYIEANPVHTYETAGIYNVSLYVSNAYGNDTEVVKGCINVLTHPVISERNLSKTSVYPGEEFNVNLNIESAWELTNLTVVEDIPAGWNLTPIDNAGAEFNSTSNKWIWKNYSARDRRQLVYVLKAPLDSDFGTFKLEGDVLAENVVAIPVEGESEITITPIADYSPENLKLLHVGDPDQEFNISTHVLCNFTWYVNGNESSEGDKKNSAYASLTLSPETLWRNDHFKNSYTSVENSSLFAGKYSVTGRVSNRSTAINQTWNFLITRSAESKNNINNTVVLPVRKVEENESVSFNFTEEPDNTDDNSILAISFNASSTGNVSVFVEVLKDRASEVTKNPEGEVFQHINIHFSNHTVMNETGSDSKFIDFKVNRAWMETVVKGTVRLNRYQNGEWQPLNTWETSSDAEYHYFRAETPGFSPFSVTAEKISTPSVSTPHKGGSGTGSVTIISSTKVEDENISGAENEGADSTLSKGAEDILVSQSTDTGKSIFVEEGNGSEAAGSEENNGSEKSGSTGVLFFILLVLFIVGAYLVYRQTKEEE